The Colius striatus isolate bColStr4 chromosome 25, bColStr4.1.hap1, whole genome shotgun sequence region TCAGCTGGAGTCTTTtatccagttctgagctccccagttACAGGGAGAGAGgcctggagagaggccagtgcagggacaccaagatgctgaggggatggaacatgtgtgtgaggaggaaaggctgcagccctggggctgctcagcctggggaagagaagcctgagctcagggggatcttgtcaatgctgatcaatccctaaagggtgggtatcaggagactggggccagtgtttggtgtgtggtggccagtggcaggacaaggggtaacaggcacaggctggcacacaggcagtgcccctggcacaggaggagcaagtcctttggtgctgaggtgagggagccctggcccaggctgcccagggagggtgtggaggctccttctcaggaggtttccaaccccagctggacacgttcctgtgcccctgagccaggggaagctgcttgagcaggggctgtggctggagcagctctacAGGGCCCTTCCATCTCTCACCATTGTGGGATTGTGTGAGTCTGGGGGGGCGCGGTGGGAGTGGCTCCGAACTACAACTCCCAGCATGCCCCGCGCTCCCGCTTGCAGCCATGACTTCGCGGCCGCGCTCGGCACGCTGGGACCTGTAGTTCCAAGCCGCGcgcatctctgtgtgtgtgtgtgtgtgtgtgtgtgtctgtgtctgtgtctgtacCATGTATCCCACAGGACGGCCTTTGACAGCAACGCCGGCGCTGCTTACGAGGTGCTGggccgcggcgggcggcggcgggcggcgggagtGGACGGGCGCGTGTACAGCGAGCTGCTGCGGCACATCTGCCAGCTCGGTGCTGCCCCCGCCGAGGCCGCCGCGGCGCTGCTGCGCCGGGTGCGCTGCCGCGACCACGAGGCCGTGCCCTTCGACGTCTTCCGCTACGGCGTCCTCACCTGCTTCGTGCTGCTGGAGTTCACAGCCAAAGCAGACGCTCTGTTCGGTGTCCTGGGAGGTGGCTGTGGCACTGCCGATGGCAGGGTGTGCCAGGCCGTGCTGAGGGCGCTGGAGGAGGCTTTGGGCAGCGGGCGCTTTGCTCTGCCCGGCCGTTACCTGGAGGCTGGTTCGAAGCTGGGGCCGGATGGTTTGGCCTTGGCCATGGACAGGGCGCTGAGGGAGAGGAAGCTGCGCAGCTGCATGAGCAGGGAGGAGTTCCTCAAGAGAGCCACGGCTTTGTTTGTGGCCAAAGTGAAGCCTGTGGAGTAACACCCAGCTGGTAGCGGCACTGACTGAGGCcagctggggctctggagctGTCCCACGCAGAGCCTGGCATGCAAAGGACAGCCTGGTGCTGAGCTGGAGGGTGAGCacagggggctggactggagACCCTGGGGCTGCCTAATGAGAGATTCCCTCTTTCCATGCTCCCTTCTTTGTTTGAGCCCCCAGCTGGATGTGGCCCCGGCCACCTCGTCTCACCCAGCCACggctcctctgctccagctgccatTAGCAAATGTTT contains the following coding sequences:
- the TPGS1 gene encoding tubulin polyglutamylase complex subunit 1 — its product is MATYEKRRAAAAAPGPGPGLAEPPHAPLESEAEFLLRAGVTAMVREALLKVLEARPEEPVSFLADYFERLVLGSPGTAEEAAAQVPGPPQRLARALWYVRLAHHSHRTAFDSNAGAAYEVLGRGGRRRAAGVDGRVYSELLRHICQLGAAPAEAAAALLRRVRCRDHEAVPFDVFRYGVLTCFVLLEFTAKADALFGVLGGGCGTADGRVCQAVLRALEEALGSGRFALPGRYLEAGSKLGPDGLALAMDRALRERKLRSCMSREEFLKRATALFVAKVKPVE